In Gossypium hirsutum isolate 1008001.06 chromosome D06, Gossypium_hirsutum_v2.1, whole genome shotgun sequence, one genomic interval encodes:
- the LOC107900618 gene encoding sugar carrier protein C, with product MPAAGGIGPGNGKEYPGNLTPFVTITCIVAAMGGLIFGYDIGISGGVTTMTPFLQKFFREVWEKKEANKSTNQYCQYDSQTLTMFTSSLYLAALLASLVASTVTRKLGRRLSMLFGGLLFFAGALINGFAKAVWMLIVGRLLLGFGIGFANQSVPLYLSEMAPYKYRGALNIGFQLSITVGILIANVLNYFFAKIKGGWGWRLSLGGAMVPALIITVGSLVLPDTPNSMIERGRTEEARAKLKKIRGVDDVDEEFRDLVSASDASKLVEHPWRNLLQRKYRPHLTMAILIPFFQQLTGINVIMFYAPVLFNTIGFGDDASLMSAVITGVVNVAATLVSIYGVDKWGRRFLFLEGGVQMLICQAVVAACIGAKFGTNGNPGDLPKWYAIVVVLFICIYVAGFAWSWGPLGWLVPSEIFPLEIRSAAQSINVSVNMMFTFLVAQVFLTMLCHLKFGLFMFFAFFVVIMSIFVYYFLPETKGIPIEEMNQVWKSHWYWSRFMEDLDYPINGNSEMSKGGQGPKLV from the exons ATGCCGGCGGCAGGAGGAATTGGGCCAGGAAACGGCAAGGAATACCCGGGAAACCTCACTCCTTTCGTCACTATAACATGTATTGTCGCCGCCATGGGTGGTTTGATTTTCGGCTACGATATTGGGATTTCAG GCGGAGTGACGACCATGACTCCTTTTCTTCAAAAGTTCTTCCGAGAAGTTTGGGAGAAGAAGGAAGCTAACAAGTCGACGAATCAGTACTGCCAATACGACAGTCAAACACTGACGATGTTCACTTCGTCACTGTATTTGGCTGCTCTTTTGGCATCACTGGTGGCTTCAACTGTCACCCGTAAGCTTGGGAGGAGATTATCCATGCTTTTTGGTGGTTTACTCTTCTTTGCCGGAGCTCTTATCAATGGCTTTGCTAAAGCTGTTTGGATGTTGATTGTTGGTAGATTGTTACTTGGTTTCGGTATCGGTTTCGCAAATCAA tcTGTGCCACTCTACCTTTCGGAGATGGCACCCTACAAGTACAGAGGAGCATTGAACATTGGTTTCCAATTATCAATCACAGTCGGCATCCTTATTGCCAACGTGCTGAATTACTTCTTTGCTAAGATCAAAGGTGGGTGGGGTTGGCGACTGAGTTTGGGTGGTGCAATGGTCCCTGCCCTTATCATCACAGTCGGATCCCTAGTCCTACCAGATACGCCGAACTCGATGATAGAACGTGGCCGGACCGAGGAAGCCCGAGCGAAGCTCAAGAAGATCCGTGGGGTGGATGATGTTGATGAGGAATTTAGAGACCTTGTTTCGGCCAGTGATGCATCAAAGCTAGTTGAGCACCCTTGGAGAAACTTGTTGCAGAGGAAATACAGGCCTCATTTAACTATGGCCATCTTAATTCCTTTCTTTCAACAACTAACCGGCATTAATGTGATTATGTTTTATGCCCCCGTATTGTTCAACACCATCGGTTTCGGAGACGATGCTTCCCTCATGTCTGCTGTAATTACTGGTGTCGTTAATGTTGCTGCAACATTGGTCTCAATCTATGGTGTTGATAAATGGGGTCGGCGATTCCTTTTCCTAGAGGGTGGAGTCCAAATGTTGATCTGCCAG GCTGTTGTGGCGGCTTGTATTGGTGCTAAGTTTGGAACCAATGGAAACCCTGGTGATTTGCCTAAATGGTACGCCATTGTTGTGGTGCTTTTCATTTGCATTTACGTGGCCGGATTCGCCTGGTCTTGGGGACCCTTGGGATGGTTGGTTCCTAGTGAAATTTTCCCATTGGAAATCCGATCAGCTGCACAAAGTATCAACGTTTCCGTCAACATGATGTTCACATTTTTAGTGGCTCAAGTGTTCTTAACCATGCTCTGCCACTTGAAATTCGGACTCTTCATGTTCTTCGCCTTCTTCGTTGTAATAATGTCCATCTTTGTCTACTATTTCTTGCCTGAAACAAAGGGTATTCCGATTGAAGAGATGAACCAAGTATGGAAGTCGCACTGGTACTGGTCCCGGTTCATGGAAGACCTTGATTACCCCATTAATGGAAATTCGGAGATGAGCAAGGGAGGCCAGGGTCCAAAGCTTGTTTAA